Below is a genomic region from Flammeovirgaceae bacterium SG7u.111.
TGGGCAGACATCATTCGTTCGCCCCAGTTTCCATTTCCACCGCTTATTACCTTAGCAGCCAAAGTGCTAATAGTTTCTTGGTTGGTCTCGTAGCGCTGAGCTACTTCCGTATAACTTGGTCCTACCGAAGCGGCATCTATTGCATGGCAAGTTTTACAGCCATTTTCATTTATCAAGGTTTCCCCATTCAGCACCGCTGATGATTGCTTATGCCCAGGGCCAACTGCCGCCAAATCTTCTCCTATCGAGATAAAATCAAAGAATACTTGGACTTGGCTGTCGTCAGGTGTGCCATCTTCCGTATCGGTCACTTTTATCGTGTATTGCTTCTTTTCCCCCGGCCAATAAAAAGTCTCATTAGCCATAAGTTGCAAATCTACATTCGGAATATCGTTTCCTACTTGTACTTCAATGTTTGCAACAGAAGAACCACCGCTAGGGTCGGATGCCCTCATTCTCACTTTATAAACACCAGGCTTGGTAAACTTGTAAGATGGCGCCATTTCTGTTGACTGTACTTCGTTTCCTTCAAAAATCCACTCATAAGTCAACTCATCTTCCTCGTCAAAGTCCGTAGATCCTTCTCCTGTAAACTGAACCGAGAGCGGTGCTGCCCCTACCAAACCTTCCGCACTAATCCTTGCAATTGGCTTTCTGTTTCCTTCGGCATAGTCAATCCTTGCCAGTACGGCATCTGGATTACGAGAGAACCAATTGGCTCCATATTCCAGCACATATAATGCTCCGTCAGGACCTAATTCCATGTCGATAATCTTCTCAAATTTCATATTGGGCAAAAAAGGCTCGTGTTCTATGAAATTCCCCTCTGCATCCAAAGTAACCGCATGAATCCAGTTCCTGCTCCAGTCGTAATGGAAAACCTTATTATGGTAGTACTTGGGCAATTTATTTTTAGAATAAGGGAATTGGTCATAATAATAAGTAGGTCCTGCCATGGCATTTCTACCTCCTTTGGTCATATCTTCAAAATCTGGACTTTCGGCATACGGATACCAAATAAGCGCAGGACGTGCTGGTGGCAATTTCCTCATCCCCGTGTTATTGGGTGAAGTATTTATTGGGTTTTCAGGGTCGAAAAAGTCAGAAACTTCGCCAGTCTCATAGTTCATTTTGCGGTAAGCGTAGTTATTTCCTACAAAATACGGCCAACCGTAGTAGCCAGCAGTTTTTGCCAAATTAAATTCGTCGTAGCCTCTTGGCCCTCTATTAGGGTTGTCATTACCTGCATCTGGCCCTACATCACCCCAAAATAGCCAACCTTTTTTGCTGTCAACCGACATTCGGTAAGGGTTTCTACAGCCCATTACAAATATTTCAGGTCTGCCTTGAGAGCCGTCTTTGGGGAATAAATTACCATCGGGAATACTGTATGTCCCGCCAATTTCAGGTTTTATTCTCAAAATTTTACCCCTCAAATCGTTTGTATTGCTAGAAGACTTTTGAGCATCGAAGGGAGAGCGGCCTTCCCTTTCGTCCATAGGGCCAAATCCATCTGTATCAAATTCTTGATTTGTATTGAAAGGGCTACTATCATCTCCTAAGGCAATGTACAAGTTTCCATCAGGACCAAACTGCATAGAGCCTGCTGAGTGACAGCACTCATCTCGCTGAACATCCATTTCAATAATGGTCTTTTCTGTATCGAGCAAGAGGCTATCGCCAATGTAACTAAACCTCGATACCCGCTGGATGGGCTTATCTCCTTTGGGCGAATAAAAAAGGTAAAGCCTGTAGTTATTTTCAAAATCGGGATCGAGCGCAAGCCCAAGCAAGCCATCTTCAAATTTGGTGTGGACTGGAATCTTCGCTATTTCCTTCACCTTTTCTTCTTTGGGCAAATAAAGGTTTACAGTTCCTCCTCTTTCAATAAAAAGGATTTTTCCGCTGTCCAACACCTCTAGCTCCATTGGCTCGTTGAGGTTACTGGCATAAACAGCCTTTACAAACCTATTTTCTTCAGGAACTCTTGGTTGCCTCACATGAGCATAGTCCAAATGGTTATCGCCAATAGCATAGGTGATTCCTCCTTTTATAATTTCCAAAAATTCTTTTTCCTCAAACGTTTCGTCCGTGTGGCCAAAGCCTGTATAAAACGCCCTTCCACCATCAAAATCATGATACCAAGTGATGGGATGGAAATCCCCATGTTTTCCTGCTCCATAGCTTTTTTCGTCTACGGTTATCAGCACATTTACATGCTCGTTGAAACTTTTGTAGTTATAGAACTCATCTGTTTTCACAAAAGAAGAATCGAGGTTTTCAACCGAAATATGGTCGTGGTTTATAACAGTCACTTTTCCTTCACGCACGTTAGGGTCAGAAGGGTGTCCATTGAACCAACCTCCTACAAGCTTGCCATACCAAGGCCATTTGTATTCGGTATCTGCGGCAGCGTGGATTCCCACAAAGCCACCTCCCGCTTGGATGTAGCGCCTGAAGTCGGCTTGCTGAATATGGTCTAAAACGTTCCCGGTTGTGTTCAGAAAAACAACTGCACTGTAGTTTTTGAGAGAATCTTCAGTGAAAACACTCGCATTTTCGGTCGTATCTACCGCAAAGCCCATTTCTTTGCCTAGCTTCAGCATAGCAACTTTTCCTGCGGCAATAGACCCGTGTCTAAATCCTCCAGTTTTTGAAAAGACTAATACTTTTTTTTCTCGGGTTTCGTGCGAACAAGAAAACAGCCCACTGATTATTGAGGTGAGTGCAAGGCAAATAAACGCCTGCTTCCAAAATTGTTTGTTCATATCTCGTAAATGACGATTTAGGGTATTTGTTAATGTAATTTTAAGATTAATACTATTGTTTAAATTCCGTTAGCCAGTTCTATTTCTTTCTTTTCATTTTCACGTTTGAGTTACCCTATCTTCCGTGAACGTAGTTAGTTAGTGGTGCTTTTTTGTTATCCAACAAAAAGCAGAGTATCAAATCTAGTTATTTTTATTGAATGAAAAGGGTTGATTGGGGTATGCTAATAAAAAAGCCACCTTGCCTAAGAAGACAGCAAGACGGCTTTTTCGAAGCATAGATTTATTAAACCCTAAAATTACGGGGCAAAACGATATCTAATACCGTCCCCACTTGAGCTCTTTCGTTCATTAATATTTGCCCCTGATACTTGGCAAGAACTTCGTTTGGCTTCTGAAGCAGAGTATTATTTCCTAGGCTATCACCTAAAGCTGCTGTAATAGCTGTACCCGAGAGCGAAACGGTCATGTTCATCTCATTTCTATCTAACGTCCACCACACCTCTCCTTCGGAAGGCAGGCTACTAGCCAAGAAAGAAACCAAAGGAGCAAAAAGTTGGAATAAAGCTACTCGGTCAGCAAAAATCCAACCATCAAACTCAAAGTTAGTTTGGGTACTCAGTCCTTCTGGAAAATCTGCTTTGTACAAAGAAAGCAGTGCATCCAAAAACTCATTGAGGTTGAGCAGCTCCATTTCTTCTTCCTTCGCATTCATTATTTCTTCCAGTTCTTCCAGCACTTTATCCACATTGGCAACTAGCCCTCCTTGAGCCATATCTACATCTCCGTCCTTTTGAACAGCCACTATTTCTTGTATACAAGCCTGTAGCTCGCCAGCCGAAGCACCACTATTTATCAATGACTTCAACTGAAAAATAGGATGTGGCTTTTCAGGCTCAGCAACTACTTCATCTATTGGAATTTCTTCTTGTACCTCTGGCTCTTCTACAAATGCTGAGGTTTCATGTTCTTGACCATTTTGGCTCGGCACTGGAAAGTCGTTTATTTCTGCCTGCATTTCGGTAGGTTCTTCCGGAATTTCTAACGAGGGGACAGCAACTGCATCATTAGCACTTCCTGATGCTTCAAGTGGGCTCAAGCCAATCCTGATGGCTTCTATCCCATGTACCTCAAGCAAGTTAGTGATGCTTAAGTTAAAGTATTTCTGCACACCCTCTTGGGCAAGAATAATTTTATGAGAAACGCGCTCTCCTCTTCCTGCCGAAGTAGCTTCGGAAAATAATTTTTCAAAAACACCTTTTTGTTCTTTGTCAAAAAGCGCCGCAAGTTTTCCTACCGAACTAATACTGGTTGGGGTCAGCTTCCTCGCAGTACCGTTTTGATAAAAAATATCACCGCTATCGTTGCACAGCAAAATTGATTCAGTCGCATTATCGAGCAGCCACCTTACATACAGCGTATCCTTCTCCATAGTAGCAAAAGATTGCTTGAGGTTGGTAATATTTTGACCTACAACAGCTATAGAGTTATCTTTTTTCACAAAAGAAAAGCTGACATACAGCCATTTGTTTTGCTGCTCGGGCGTCTTTATTTGAAGCTCTTTACGAATTACCTTATCCTTGCCTTTACTCAGCTTAGTTACTACCAAATCATAGATTACAGCCGACATTTCGTCCAGCATATCCCTGAATTGCATGTTGAGGGCATCCTCTTTTTTCAAACCCAAATGCCGCTCCGTATCGCCCTCTAAATAAGAAAAATCGCCTTGGTCATTGAGCATCATAAAGAGATGATCTGGGGTTTTCTTTATCGTTTGAAAAAGAATATTTTCCGTTGAGTCAAATGCGGGGGCGGGGTTCTCCAGCATCTCCACACTTTTTCCATCAATCGATTTTATCTCGAGAATAAACCCTTTGAAGCTTGAATTTTTCTCTGCATTTATCACCATCACCTTCACTTTTTTCCACAAACCATCTTTGTCCATGATCTTAATGGAAATCTCTTTCTCCTTTGTCTTACTTTTCGATGTTTCGGCTATGGCTTTTTGTACTTCTTCATGATGTTTAGAATGCACCCACTTTAGCAAGCTGTCTTTCGGCTGATACCCAAAAAGCATTTTCACCGCATTATTAGCATATTTGATAGTGGAATCTTCATCAATAAATAGCAGTACAGATGACACATTTTTAACTAATGCAGAATAAAAACTTGCTTTGAACGAAAGTTCTTTTTCTTCTTTTTTCTTTTCGGTCACATTATCGAGCTGAAAAAGCAGCCCTGTGAAAACTTTCTCTTTGGTAATGCTTCCCCCATGTGCCTCAACTTGCGCCCAGTTGCCAGATTTATGCTTGAACTGCAAATCGAGGTCGAGCGTAGCCGAATGGTCTGCCTCTAGGTATTGCATGTTGCGGAGCAAAGCAAGTTTTTCAGTTGCTGGCACAAAATCCAGCAAGCTTTTCCCTATCAACTCTTCAACTCTGAAGCCTAATTGGCTTGAGCAAGCATTGTTGACAAAGGTTATTTTCCCATTGGCATCGGTAAATACGTAGACCCTATTCGCTTTTTGGAGTACTTGTTTACATAAGGTCCCTTCTCCATTGGTACTTGCAGGAGCACTCACCGAAACTCCTGATACCGCTTTATTAAACGACATCAGCACGCTAAAGTCAGGGTCACCTCCCAAAGAGGCTATAATCAATTCTACTTTTTCCCAATTTCCATTTGCCAACAGAAAACTAATCTGTTCCGTCCCCGAATAATTTGCATCTGAATTAGCCAACTGCAAATGGTTTTGAACCTTTGACACATCATTAGAATGGATAAAATCGAGTCCACTTCGACCAACCCTGTCTTGCTGCGAATAACCGTAAAATGCCTCTATCGCCTGGTTTTCAAAAACGATATTTCCCAGCCTGTTCAATACACTGATAGGAGTAGGGATATTTTCTTGCAACATTTGTAGCTTTTTAAGCTCTTTTTTACTGTTTACAAGCTGGTTCTCTCTTTCAGTTACATCATCAATTTCTATCATCACCCCTTCAAAAGGGCTATCGCTTTCTAGGTTTACCAGCACGGTATCTCCTTTGCTCCAGCCTTTTCCTTCGGCAAAACGGTACCTAATTGAAGCACATTTCTTTGGCTCTTGTTCTCTCCTTACCTCCTCCAAGACCGATCTGATCTCAAGCTTGTCCTCTTCGTGTATGTACTCGAAAAACGTATCTTTTCCCACCAACCCTTTGAAGGCATGTTTGGCTGCCTGATTCTCATAAATCACCGAATTGTGGCTATCTAGTACTAATATAGATTTGGAAGAATAGCGGTTGATGGTATCAAAAAATGATTCTCGCCTGCGAAGAGTGGTAATATCTGTTGCTACCAACCATACTTCTTTTACAAAATATTGCTCAACTACCCCCAACAGGCTTCTTTGCACATACTGAGTCTCCCCATTTTCAAGCGAATAGCTCACCTCCTGCTTTAACACATATTCTTTCCCAATAAATTTCTGAATGAGCTCTTCGTGGTTTTCTTTACCCAAGAAATGTTTAAGGGGCGACATACCAGGCACTATTTCATCTTGACTCAACCCAAAAAGCCCTAGAAATGCATCATTATACATACTGATTACACTTTCCGAAAGCAGGGCGACTTGGTCAGGCTTTACTTCAGCGGTGCTAAAAGGACTTTTTACGGTAAATTTTGCAATGGCCGTATCTACTCCGTGAAAAAACTTTTCGAGCTTGCCAGATTCTTCCCTGAGTTCGGTACTGGCTTTGAGCCACTCATGTTCGCGATAGCTCAAAGAAATCACTTGGGCAATGAGCCGCCCGAGTGCTATTTCGCTCTCTGACCATTTCCGGATGTTGTTCTTATTTTCATAAATGCAAACCCCTATCGGTTTGCTATTATGGTACAATGTGGTGGTAAATGCCGCTACGGTACTATGCCCAGAAAAATATGCATCCTCTAAATCTGCCAACAACGGGTGACCGTGGGTATGCTCCGCAGCAATATCTTTTTCACTTAGTAGGGACCTGAAAAAGTTAGGGTGATCTACTTGGCTAAGTTTATCGTGCTTTTCGTGAGTATGACCATCGGCATTGAAAACATCGAGGCATTTCAAGCTATCAAACGCATCGTTGAGCAACCAAATACTTGCATAATTCACCTTGAGCATCGCTGCCGCTTTTTCGGTAAAGTACTCAGGCTGTTCGTAAAAGTCTCGTTCGCCTATTGCATCGGTAAAACTTTCTTCCAGCAAATGCAGCTCGTAGTTATTTTCGTTTACCTCTTTTTGATAATCATTTTTTTCTTTCAGAATATCCGTAAACCTTCTAAAGGTGCTTCGGAAACTTCCGTCTAGCAAGACCCAAACCAAGAGCACAATCAGCACTCCTGCTACAGATGTACCTACTGAGATAAGATTGGTAGTAGATTCATTTTCTACATACGAACTATAATTATCGAAAACTATCCAGCCTGTGGAAACCACTGCTTGGAAGCCCAAAATAAAAATGAGGAGGCTTTTATAAGAGCGGGTGCTCTCAAGGTACTTTATATGTTTTTTTTCCATAAATATTCTCTTTCAATCCTAACCCAGCCACCGATACAAATGCTCATAAAGAACTTCTGTGACCAATGAAAAGGCGAGCTCTAGCTTTTCGAAGCTAAGTAACAGGTTGTATAGCTAATAGTAGTATGTTCTGTTTAATATTCCAAAGTGAATATACTAAAGAATATGGAAATAACAGGGGAAGATCGGCCAAGGCAGATCCATGACCTATGGGCTAACCTGTGAAGCCACTTGTCGCAGCCGATTCGGTCATTTTATCCGACAGTTCTTTTCCCAAGTATTTATCAATAAAATGATGGACCACGTACAGCAATGGGGTAAGTACCACAGCTACAAAAAATTTATAAATATAGTTGATGATCCCGACCGCTATTACCTGCTTTAGCGACCAATTTCCAAAAACATAAAAAGCGACCCCAAGCACCACAAAACTGTCTATAAGCTGTGAGATCAATGTTGATCCTGTTGCCCTTAGCCAAATTTTGCTACTACCTGTAAATTTTCTGAGGTATTGGAAAGCCGCAACATCAACTAACTGTCCAATAAGAAAAGCCAATAATGAACCAATGATAATCCCCAAGCCTTGTAAAAATATAGTGTTGTAAGCACTATCTATATTAAAGAGGTTTCCATCTCTATCTACACTATTTACATCTATCCAAAACTGGGCTGGGGGCAGATCGGTGAGCACTACTATCACCAAAAACATATAGGCAATAAGCCCCGCCGTAAGAAATGAAATTTGCCTCACTCCTTTCTTTCCAAAATATTCATTGATCACATCGGTGGTGATGAATACCACAGGCCAAAGCACCACACCTGCCGTAAGGTTGAAATCAAGCACAAAATCTCCAAAAAGAGTGATTTGAGCTGGCTTAACGCCCAAAAAAGCTTCTAAAGAAAAGATTTTAACTCCCAATACTTCCGCCATGAGGGCATTGGAAAGAAAAATACCGAACAATACAAGAAGCAAAATATTTCTTTTGCTAAGCTCTAGGGGTGTATAGCTTACCGCTTTAAGTTGTGCCAAAAGATTAGTTTTATTTAGGTTCAATAAAATGAATGTATGCTAACTAAATTCAGGATTGAAGAGAATTGTTTCTTCGCTATCAAATATACAATACCCTTTCTACAATTCATCCAGCTGATTCTTTTGGAAAACAAAATGGCATTGGAGCACTGTAAAAAAGGCAAAAAGCATTGCTTCGCTTATTTTGTTAAATTTGTAGTAGTTGATGTTTCTAACTAAACAAATAAAATCATGGCAAAAGATTGGAAAGACAGATTAGGCGTGGTGTATTCTACCAACCCCGATTATGAATATGAAAACTCATCTGAAGATGGAGCGGAAACTCTTCCTCCTGAAAAGCAAAACTTGAAAGTTCAGATTGATAAAAAACAGCGCAAGGGAAAAGTAGCCACATTGGTGACGGGCTTTGTAGGAACTGAAGATGATCTGAAGGCCTTGGCAAAAAAACTAAAGTCGAAATGTGGTGTAGGCGGGTCTGCAAAAAACGAAGAAATTATAATCCAAGGGAGTTTCATGGACAAAGTAGTCGAGCTTCTAAAAAATGATGGATACAAAGTAAAAAGGGTGGGCTAACCTCACTCTTTCAGGTGGGTAAAAAAATAGTATTAAACCACCTATAACATGGATATATCCTAATTTTTCAGCTTTTAATTATAGAAAACACATGTAGAAGTTAACATATCTTACTGGCGAGCTGGTCTTGTTTATTTTTTAAAATTTTAAACTTTTCCTAAAGTTAAAATTATAGTAAATGAGTACGAATCCACTAGCTTATGCTTACCAAC
It encodes:
- a CDS encoding ThuA domain-containing protein — its product is MNKQFWKQAFICLALTSIISGLFSCSHETREKKVLVFSKTGGFRHGSIAAGKVAMLKLGKEMGFAVDTTENASVFTEDSLKNYSAVVFLNTTGNVLDHIQQADFRRYIQAGGGFVGIHAAADTEYKWPWYGKLVGGWFNGHPSDPNVREGKVTVINHDHISVENLDSSFVKTDEFYNYKSFNEHVNVLITVDEKSYGAGKHGDFHPITWYHDFDGGRAFYTGFGHTDETFEEKEFLEIIKGGITYAIGDNHLDYAHVRQPRVPEENRFVKAVYASNLNEPMELEVLDSGKILFIERGGTVNLYLPKEEKVKEIAKIPVHTKFEDGLLGLALDPDFENNYRLYLFYSPKGDKPIQRVSRFSYIGDSLLLDTEKTIIEMDVQRDECCHSAGSMQFGPDGNLYIALGDDSSPFNTNQEFDTDGFGPMDEREGRSPFDAQKSSSNTNDLRGKILRIKPEIGGTYSIPDGNLFPKDGSQGRPEIFVMGCRNPYRMSVDSKKGWLFWGDVGPDAGNDNPNRGPRGYDEFNLAKTAGYYGWPYFVGNNYAYRKMNYETGEVSDFFDPENPINTSPNNTGMRKLPPARPALIWYPYAESPDFEDMTKGGRNAMAGPTYYYDQFPYSKNKLPKYYHNKVFHYDWSRNWIHAVTLDAEGNFIEHEPFLPNMKFEKIIDMELGPDGALYVLEYGANWFSRNPDAVLARIDYAEGNRKPIARISAEGLVGAAPLSVQFTGEGSTDFDEEDELTYEWIFEGNEVQSTEMAPSYKFTKPGVYKVRMRASDPSGGSSVANIEVQVGNDIPNVDLQLMANETFYWPGEKKQYTIKVTDTEDGTPDDSQVQVFFDFISIGEDLAAVGPGHKQSSAVLNGETLINENGCKTCHAIDAASVGPSYTEVAQRYETNQETISTLAAKVISGGNGNWGERMMSAHPQLSVEQAEAMIGFVLSLDEESTKPSLPLAGVLDFDQGNGKYILKSSYTDKGGEVIGSLNNTKTIEFRPAKVEAEDYDSFFKIAKRRPAGTNVTYLHRIQPDSHFMFKGIDLSGVDKITMRTSATGSEGFKINLRLGSPKGEIVASGEVPFTTGKRNDFSETILTFSKQVNATQDIYITFEYAGTENASVEIDWLLFHKAGEM
- a CDS encoding PAS domain S-box protein; the encoded protein is MEKKHIKYLESTRSYKSLLIFILGFQAVVSTGWIVFDNYSSYVENESTTNLISVGTSVAGVLIVLLVWVLLDGSFRSTFRRFTDILKEKNDYQKEVNENNYELHLLEESFTDAIGERDFYEQPEYFTEKAAAMLKVNYASIWLLNDAFDSLKCLDVFNADGHTHEKHDKLSQVDHPNFFRSLLSEKDIAAEHTHGHPLLADLEDAYFSGHSTVAAFTTTLYHNSKPIGVCIYENKNNIRKWSESEIALGRLIAQVISLSYREHEWLKASTELREESGKLEKFFHGVDTAIAKFTVKSPFSTAEVKPDQVALLSESVISMYNDAFLGLFGLSQDEIVPGMSPLKHFLGKENHEELIQKFIGKEYVLKQEVSYSLENGETQYVQRSLLGVVEQYFVKEVWLVATDITTLRRRESFFDTINRYSSKSILVLDSHNSVIYENQAAKHAFKGLVGKDTFFEYIHEEDKLEIRSVLEEVRREQEPKKCASIRYRFAEGKGWSKGDTVLVNLESDSPFEGVMIEIDDVTERENQLVNSKKELKKLQMLQENIPTPISVLNRLGNIVFENQAIEAFYGYSQQDRVGRSGLDFIHSNDVSKVQNHLQLANSDANYSGTEQISFLLANGNWEKVELIIASLGGDPDFSVLMSFNKAVSGVSVSAPASTNGEGTLCKQVLQKANRVYVFTDANGKITFVNNACSSQLGFRVEELIGKSLLDFVPATEKLALLRNMQYLEADHSATLDLDLQFKHKSGNWAQVEAHGGSITKEKVFTGLLFQLDNVTEKKKEEKELSFKASFYSALVKNVSSVLLFIDEDSTIKYANNAVKMLFGYQPKDSLLKWVHSKHHEEVQKAIAETSKSKTKEKEISIKIMDKDGLWKKVKVMVINAEKNSSFKGFILEIKSIDGKSVEMLENPAPAFDSTENILFQTIKKTPDHLFMMLNDQGDFSYLEGDTERHLGLKKEDALNMQFRDMLDEMSAVIYDLVVTKLSKGKDKVIRKELQIKTPEQQNKWLYVSFSFVKKDNSIAVVGQNITNLKQSFATMEKDTLYVRWLLDNATESILLCNDSGDIFYQNGTARKLTPTSISSVGKLAALFDKEQKGVFEKLFSEATSAGRGERVSHKIILAQEGVQKYFNLSITNLLEVHGIEAIRIGLSPLEASGSANDAVAVPSLEIPEEPTEMQAEINDFPVPSQNGQEHETSAFVEEPEVQEEIPIDEVVAEPEKPHPIFQLKSLINSGASAGELQACIQEIVAVQKDGDVDMAQGGLVANVDKVLEELEEIMNAKEEEMELLNLNEFLDALLSLYKADFPEGLSTQTNFEFDGWIFADRVALFQLFAPLVSFLASSLPSEGEVWWTLDRNEMNMTVSLSGTAITAALGDSLGNNTLLQKPNEVLAKYQGQILMNERAQVGTVLDIVLPRNFRV
- a CDS encoding queuosine precursor transporter gives rise to the protein MAQLKAVSYTPLELSKRNILLLVLFGIFLSNALMAEVLGVKIFSLEAFLGVKPAQITLFGDFVLDFNLTAGVVLWPVVFITTDVINEYFGKKGVRQISFLTAGLIAYMFLVIVVLTDLPPAQFWIDVNSVDRDGNLFNIDSAYNTIFLQGLGIIIGSLLAFLIGQLVDVAAFQYLRKFTGSSKIWLRATGSTLISQLIDSFVVLGVAFYVFGNWSLKQVIAVGIINYIYKFFVAVVLTPLLYVVHHFIDKYLGKELSDKMTESAATSGFTG
- a CDS encoding translation initiation factor, translating into MAKDWKDRLGVVYSTNPDYEYENSSEDGAETLPPEKQNLKVQIDKKQRKGKVATLVTGFVGTEDDLKALAKKLKSKCGVGGSAKNEEIIIQGSFMDKVVELLKNDGYKVKRVG